A portion of the Calothrix sp. 336/3 genome contains these proteins:
- a CDS encoding GNAT family N-acetyltransferase, with amino-acid sequence MPEITIIPCSVEHLESLIAGDDKFFTAFGWRVVDGYLPFPEALAYSLKMLQSSRIWYPWLPYLILNSENSSVIGLVGFKDVPDAEATVEIGYSVAPSFQGQGVATAAASELIKIAALTDEVKCIIAHTLAETSPSIRVLEKCGMTQVSELFDPEDGKLWRWEINLGRDD; translated from the coding sequence ATGCCAGAAATCACAATTATCCCCTGTTCTGTGGAGCATTTAGAATCACTGATTGCAGGTGACGATAAGTTTTTCACGGCTTTTGGCTGGCGGGTGGTTGATGGATACCTACCTTTTCCGGAAGCGTTAGCATACTCCTTAAAGATGCTCCAGTCTTCTCGTATCTGGTATCCCTGGTTGCCCTATCTCATCCTCAACTCTGAGAACTCTTCAGTAATTGGCTTGGTCGGCTTTAAAGATGTGCCTGATGCAGAAGCTACAGTAGAAATAGGTTATTCTGTTGCTCCTAGCTTCCAAGGTCAGGGAGTGGCAACTGCTGCTGCTTCTGAACTAATCAAAATTGCTGCGCTGACAGATGAGGTGAAGTGTATTATCGCCCACACCCTGGCAGAAACTAGCCCTTCTATTAGGGTTTTGGAAAAATGTGGGATGACTCAAGTCTCAGAGCTATTCGACCCGGAGGATGGTAAGTTATGGCGATGGGAAATTAACCTGGGAAGGGATGACTAA